TGTGTTTAACTTGGTGTCTAAGCTCTTCAATGTCCCGTTGCTGAATGTGACTACATCGTTTGTTGCGGAAGAGCAGGCTATTGCTGCTAAGGATGATAAAGATTCTACGGAAACAAGTAGTGTTTTGTAGTACTTAGTTAAAGATTattgttatgttttgttttccGATTTTTGAGTCTGTTGTTTTGGTGTTTAAAGGAAAGAAAGTGTTGCCTTCTGTGTCAACGTCGTTGGTTCTTGCAGCTGGTGTTGGTATCGCAGAAGCGATTGCTCTCTCTCTTGGGTCTGATTACTTGATGGACATCATGGCTATACCTTTTGTATGTTTACCATTTGGATCATTTGTAAACTATATATCTTTGCAGTTATATAAGTGGTTTGTGATCTCTGTTTTTCAGGATTCACCGATGAGAATACCAGCAGAGCAGTTCCTTAGACTTAGAGCATATGGTGCACCGCCAATTGTAGTTGCATTGGCTGCGCAAGGAGCTTTTCGAGGTTTCAAGGACACTACAACGCCTCTATATGCCGTTGGCAAGTATTGCAACATtcatcttttcctttttcttctaaATATTATAAGCATGCGTGAATGTAGAAGCGTGACAATCATTGACAAACATGTTTCTGATGTGGTATACTCTGTGTGGCCAGTTGCAGGGAACGTGCTTAATGCGATACTGGATCCGATTCTGATATTTGTTCTTGGTTTTGGTATCTCTGGTGCTGCGGCTGCTACTGTGATTTCTGAGTACGTCACAAAATGTGGTAAACTTTTGATGCTTTAATAGACTCGGTTTCTGAAGTGGGGCTTGGCTTGTCTTTTGATTTGTGGGTTATTATTGTCCTCTCACTTGTCAAAAATGTTTCTACAGATACTTGATTGCTTTTATTCTTCTGTGGAAGTTGAATGAGAATGTGGTTTTGCTTTCTCCTCAAATCCAAGTCGGCAGAGCCAACCAGTACCTCAAATCTGGTATCTCCTCAACTTTTCAGAGTTTCTTTAAACGTCAAAACGCAGAATGCTACTATATAAAATGTGTTGAATGATGCTTAGGTGGGCTTCTGATTGGTAGAACGGTGGCACTGCTTGTCCCATTCACGTTGGCTACTTCGTTAGTGGCTCAGAAGGGACCTACTCAAATGGCTGGCCATCAAATCTGCTTGGAGATCTGGTTGGCTGTCTCTTTACTCACCGATGCTTTAGCCATTGCTGCACAGGTCTATCATCTTTTGTAACTCAACTCCGAAGAAATCTTTTAATTGTGGAGTAAGTATTTACTTAAAGTTTTCTACACCTTGATTCAGAGTCTGCTTGCGACCAGTTTCTCTCAAGGAGAGTACAAACAAGCTCGGGAAGTTCTCTTTGGAGTCCTTCAAGTTcgtgttccctagctcccttgtttatttatgtgattcctgattgatatatgtatacaaaaacCGCAACATTTTCTGGATCTTGAGCAGGTAGGTTTAGCAACTGGAACTGGTTTGGCTGCTGTTTTGTTCATCGGATTTGAACCATTTTCGAGCTTGTTTACAACGGATTCAGAAGTTCTCAAGATTGCTTTGTCAGGGACCTTAGTAAGATCTTATCGTTTACACACTCCTTAAAGTTTCAAAAGGGTAGTCTTAAGACAAGTTTGAATGTTATGTGAATGCAGTTTGTGGCTGGATCTCAACCGGTGAATGCTATAGCGTTTGTTCTTGATGGGCTTTATTATGGAGTCGCTGACTTTGGATTTGCCGCTTACGCT
The window above is part of the Brassica napus cultivar Da-Ae chromosome C3, Da-Ae, whole genome shotgun sequence genome. Proteins encoded here:
- the LOC106436116 gene encoding protein DETOXIFICATION 44, chloroplastic isoform X2; this translates as MAAVATFFSLSPLRSSSIFQLRDLPRNPNPSIRRIIYLKSPVVAASSKNSSPQNIQNIVESPEPDPDPKPEHGIGNIGMEIMSIALPAALALAADPITSLVDTAFVGHIGSAELAAVGVSVSVFNLVSKLFNVPLLNVTTSFVAEEQAIAAKDDKDSTETRKKVLPSVSTSLVLAAGVGIAEAIALSLGSDYLMDIMAIPFDSPMRIPAEQFLRLRAYGAPPIVVALAAQGAFRGFKDTTTPLYAVGNVLNAILDPILIFVLGFGISGAAAATVISEYLIAFILLWKLNENVVLLSPQIQVGRANQYLKSGGLLIGRTVALLVPFTLATSLVAQKGPTQMAGHQICLEIWLAVSLLTDALAIAAQSLLATSFSQGEYKQAREVLFGVLQVGLATGTGLAAVLFIGFEPFSSLFTTDSEVLKIALSGTLFVAGSQPVNAIAFVLDGLYYGVADFGFAAYAMVIAGFISSLVMLLAAPTYGLAGIWTGLFIFMALRLVAGAWRLGTRTGPWKMLWLAPDKPE
- the LOC106436116 gene encoding protein DETOXIFICATION 44, chloroplastic isoform X1 encodes the protein MAAVATFFSLSPLRSSSIFQLRDLPRNPNPSIRRIIYLKSPVVAASSKNSSPQNIQNIVESPEPDPDPKPEHGIGNIGMEIMSIALPAALALAADPITSLVDTAFVGHIGSAELAAVGVSVSVFNLVSKLFNVPLLNVTTSFVAEEQAIAAKDDKDSTETRKKVLPSVSTSLVLAAGVGIAEAIALSLGSDYLMDIMAIPFDSPMRIPAEQFLRLRAYGAPPIVVALAAQGAFRGFKDTTTPLYAVVAGNVLNAILDPILIFVLGFGISGAAAATVISEYLIAFILLWKLNENVVLLSPQIQVGRANQYLKSGGLLIGRTVALLVPFTLATSLVAQKGPTQMAGHQICLEIWLAVSLLTDALAIAAQSLLATSFSQGEYKQAREVLFGVLQVGLATGTGLAAVLFIGFEPFSSLFTTDSEVLKIALSGTLFVAGSQPVNAIAFVLDGLYYGVADFGFAAYAMVIAGFISSLVMLLAAPTYGLAGIWTGLFIFMALRLVAGAWRLGTRTGPWKMLWLAPDKPE